The Primulina eburnea isolate SZY01 chromosome 8, ASM2296580v1, whole genome shotgun sequence genome contains a region encoding:
- the LOC140839152 gene encoding uncharacterized protein, translating to MQVQMLAGMTQFFAQFEGNQIAVDTGARPKPMAVYERFKRMDPKEFSETTDPMLAEGWIKSIEVIFAFMELQDADRVKCATFLFTGDARLWWESGFVTVNLQTLYWDGFKEIFYSKSFTEEVRSRLTREFMTLCQGDSSVAEFVRKFEKGCHFVPLIANDAREKLRHFMDGLRPILRRDVRVAGPTTYAIAVSRALAAEQYQRDIEIDR from the coding sequence ATGCAGGTTCAGATGCTTGCAGGAATGACTCAATTCTTTGCACAGTTTGAGGGGAACCAGATTGCAGTAGACACAGGGGCGAGGCCCAAACCAATGGCAGTCTATGAAaggtttaagaggatggatcctaAAGAGTTCTCGGAgactactgacccgatgttAGCTGAAGGGTGGATTAAGTCCATTGAAGTCATTTTTGCATTTATGGAGCTGCAGGACGCAGACAGGGTCAAATGTGCCACCTTTCTATTCACAGGTGACGCGAGATTGTGGTGGGAGAGCGGTTTTGTAACGGTGAATTTGCAGACCCTTTATTGGGACGGTTTTAAGGAGATCTTCTACTCCAAGtccttcactgaggaagtacgatccagactgaccagggagttcatgacgttGTGTCAGGGAGATAGCAGCGTTGCAGAATTCGTCAGAAAGTTTGAgaaggggtgtcactttgtgcccctaattGCTAATGATGCCCGggagaagctgaggcattttatggatggtttgcggccgatcttgcgtcgTGATGTGagagttgctggtcctactacCTATGCAATTGCAGTGTCGAGAGCCTTGGCAGCAGAACAGTACCAGAGAGACATTGAGATCGATAGGTAG